In Mycoplasmopsis phocirhinis, the DNA window TATAAGTATCATGATATTTTTCACGCAGTGTCGAGGCAATTACTTTTATTTGGGCAGCATCAACATCTAAATTCAAATAGATTTTTTTATCAGCTACATTTAGAATGTTAATTTTTTCAAAATCAAATTCAATATTTGATTTTAGTTTGTTAATTTTTCTAAAATCTTCGCGTGCATGCTCAATATGTGCGTGAATTTGTTCTAGATTTTGTTCCAAATTATCACTTAAATTTAGGTTTTGAGCTTGATAATTTACATCTAAAAGTTTAATTTTAGAAATAATATTATTCAATTCTTCATTAGCTAAACTAATTTGCTCATGTAATCATTCATTGACTAATTTATTTGATGTAACTACACGAAAACGATACACACCTGCTTGTTTTTTATCGACGTTGGTAATTTTAAAATTTTCCATAAGTGCACTATTGGCAAGGTGAGTACCACCACATAAATCACTAGTGATATCTGCTCATTTAACTACACGTACAGCTTTTGGGTCCATATATTGATCTTCTTCAATCGTCATGACAGCGTGTAGTGTTTTAGCTTGCTCGATTGTAGAAATAATATATTCGCGCTTAATATCACGCTTAATAATATCACGCATTTTGTTTTCAATTTCTTTAACTTGTTGTGGGGTTGGTTTCGAATCGCCTGGAAAGTCAAAAGTAAATCTTTGCTCAGTAATATCTGAACCCAATTGTTTAATTTGAGATCCAAGTACATTACGCATAATTGAAAACATCAAGTGTGTAGCAGAATGATTGCGAGCACAGTTCAATCTTACATATTCATCAACAAAACATTGAAGTGGATCTTGGTTGTTAATTTTACCTTCAACATAATGAATGTGGTTGCCAAATTTATCTTTAAATACGTCAATAATTTTTATTTTATTATTGTTTTGCAACATATAGCCTTCATCGTGTTTTTGACCACCAGATGTAGCATAAAATGGAGTCTTATCTAAGATAACATATGAATGTTTTTCACTATTTTTTATTCTTTTTTCACTGTCAAATAATTCGACAACATTAGCACTAGAGTGTGTATGTGTATAGCCAATAAATTGCGAAATTTTATCCTCAATTAAAGCTAAAGAATTAATTGCTTTTTGCATTCCGTTTTGTTTATTACCTCTACTTGCTTCAGTGTGTTTTTGTCTTGCTAATTCAAAAGTTTTCATATCAACTGTGATGCCTTGTTTTTGAAGGATTTCAACAGTTAATTCAATTGGAAAACCATATGTTTCTAATAGGTTAAATGCAACATTACCGTCAAAAACTTTTTTGTCTTTTTCAATATAAGATTCCAGTAGTAATTTACCATTTTCAATGGTGCTAGCGAATAATTCTTCTTCTTCTTTAATTGCTTGTGCTACTGGTTTTATATCATATTCAAATGGAAGTGAATCGTGAACAGTTTTTACTAATTTGTGTAAAAATAAATCTTTAATTCCTAATTGCATTCCTTTATATATTGAACGTCTAATCAAACGACGAATTATATAACCTCGCCCAACATTAGATACACTTTCGCCATCTGCTAGTGCATTAACTACTGTTCTTATATGATCGGCAATAATTTTAAAATTGGTGTTTATTTCTCTTTGGTTTATTTCTTTAGTAAAATAATTATTTATATCGTAAGTTAAAGGAGTATATTTTTCAATTTCGTGGATAATATCTAAAAATAAATCAGTGTCATAATTTGTTGGAGCATCTTGTAAAATTGAAACAATTCTTTCAAAACCAGCACCAGTATCAATATTTTTTTGTGCTAATTCAGTATATTTATTGTCACCTTCATTGTTGAATTGACTAAAAACAATGTTTCAAATTTCAATATAGCGATCATTTTCAATATCATTTTGCAACAATTCAATCCCACGAGTATCATATTTTTCACCACGGTCAAAAAATATTTCAGTACATGGACCACATGGACCAGAACCAACATCTCAAAAATTAGTATCTCTACCACCACTAATTATGTGGTTTGGATCAATACCAATATTTAATCAATTTGCTTTTGTTTCTTCGTCTTCATTATAGTAAGTAAAATATAATTTTTCTAATGGTAATTTAAGTTCATTAATTAAAAATTCATAGGCAAATTCTACTGCTTCTTTTTTGAAATAATCTCCAATACTAAAATTACCCAACATTTCAAAAAATGTGTGGTGCCGTGAAGTAATACCAACGTTTTCAATATCATTGGTACGAATAGCTTTCTGCGAGTTAGTTAAACGATTTTTTGGTGGTATTTTTTTGCCACTAAAATAATCTTTTAAAGTTGCTACTCCAGAATTAATTCATAATAGTGAAGGATCATTAACTGGAATTAAACTTTTGCTTTCTACAATTAAATGATCTTTTGACGCAAAAAAATCTAATCATTTTTGCCTTATTTGTTTTGAATTCATTTTTTCTCCTATACGTATGTTTTTTGAATGTTATTTAAAAAAATTTTTTCAATGGTGGCTCCACCTAAACATTTATCGCCATCATAAAGAACAACTTGTTGGCCCGGTGTTACTGCTAAAGCCTTACTTGGATATTTAACACGAATATTATTATTTGTTAATAATTCAATATTTACAGGAATATCTTGTTGGCGATAGCGAAATTTAGCACTTAAATTTTCAAAATTGAATTCTTCATTATTAAGTGTTAGCCCACTGGCTTCAAGCATATCTGATTCTAAATAACTCATATTAGAAGCAGGGGCCACATAAACTATATTTTGCTTTACATCATGACCACAAACATAGTGTGGCTCATTCATTCCACCTAAATTTAAACCTTTACGCTGCCCTAATGTGTAGTAATAACAACCTTCGTGAGTGCCTAATTCTTTTTTATCAATAATAGAAATAATTTTACCTGGTTGGCTAGGAATATAATTTTGTAAAAATTGAGTAAAATTACGCTCACCGATAAAACATATTCCTGTTGAATCTTTTTTAGAAGCGGTAATTAAATTCAATTCATGAGCTATTTTTCTAATTTCATCTTTTTTATATTTAGCTAAAGGCATTAATACTTTTTGTAATTGTTGGTGTGAAAGTTGAGCAAGAAAATAACTTTGGTCTTTTTCTAAATCTTTGGCCCGGTATAAGTGACCATGTTTGACATCGGCATAATGACCCATCGCAATATAATCGGCTTTTAGGTTGTTAAACGCATGATTGGCAAAGGCTGAAAATTTAATATATTTATTACATAAAATATCGGGATTAGGTGTGCGTCCTTTTTGGTATTCTGAAATAAAATTTTCAAAAACGTTATCTCAATATTCTTTAATAAAATCAACTCTATGTAATTTTATGCCTAATTTATTAGCTACTGCTAATGCGTCTTGATAATCTTGTTCTTGAGGGCATACATCATTTAAAATTTGTTTATTACCTAAAATATCATTATTGACAAATGAGTCTCAATTACGCATAAATAAACCCTCAACATCATAACCTTGACGCAATAATAATGCTGCTGCAACTGAGGAATCAACTCCACCCGACATACCTAAAATTACTTTTTTGTTTATTTTGCTCATTTGCCTCCTTTTATTAATAAAACCAACCACAAGTGTGGCTGGACAAAATTAATAATTACCAGTAAAACACACTCTTACATCATGTGGTTTGATATCGATTAAACTCTCAAAACGAGTTTCAAATTCTTTAGTGAATTGTTCTATAATTTCGCCTAAATTTTTATTTTTTTTAATTTTAACATCAATAATAAAAGATGCATTTGAGTAATCTTTATTGAAAAAAATTTTCGCAATGCCGTCCAATTTTAAAAAACTTGTATCATTGGCACATTGTTGAATTAACTGCTGTAATGTATCTTCAGTGACTGAATACGATTGATTAAACCCACACGAAACAGTAATTAAATTCATTATTTATTTCCTCTACCTGTGTATTTGCCAGTTTCAGTAGAAATAACAATAAATTCGCCTTCTTTAATAAACATTGGAGTGTCTAATTCGTAGCCGGTTTCTACTTTAACTTTTTTTTGTGGATTAGTTGTTGTATTACCTTTGACGGCATCAGGTGCTTCAATAACTTCAAGTGTAACTGAAGAATCTAGTTCAATATCTAAAATTTCTTCTTGAAATTTTCTAATTTTAACACTTGAACCTTCTTTTAAAAAGTTCAATTCTCACTCAACATGACTAAGGGGTATTTCAACTTGTTCGTATGTTTCATTATCCATTAAAATAATGTTAGCTCCGTCATTATACAAATAATTCATTGGTCGTTTTTCAATGTGAGCTTTTTTAATCATAGTACCACCAGTGTATGATTTAACTGTAATCGCCCCAGTTCTTAAATTTTTAACTTTTGCTTTTACATTCGCTTGCCCACGTCCTTGTTTTGAGTGTTGAGCTTCAATTACGACAAAAATTTCGCCTTCATCTTCAAAAGTTATGCCACCTTTAAAAGTATTTACATTAATCATTTTTTCTCCTAAATCTATATATATCAATTTATATTTTAATTTTAATATAAAATCTTAAAACTTCAATTGAATTAAGCATAAAATAAATAAAAACGAGTTAACTCGTTTTAATACCCAGTTTAGGCTCACTACCGTTTAATAGTCGTTTGATATTACTATGGTGTAAAGAAATAACTAAAATTGCAACCATTAAAAAATATATTGGTGAAACATATCAATACGGCTGTAAATTTGTTAGTGCAATACTGTTTGAAAAATTAATAAAATTTAATCAATATCCACTGATACCTTGAATAAATCAAGGGATAAAAATTAAAGGAACAATTATAGTCGAAGTTAAAATTGAAGCTAAAGATACTTTTTTAAAAATCAATATAATTGCAAAAAATACAACAAAGGCTATCAATCATAAAACTGGATTGATGGTTAAAATAAATGCCGATGAACACGCAACACCTTTACCGCCTTTAAAACCAAAAAAGATAGGAAAGCAATGGCCTATTATTATCCCAAAGCCAATTGATTGCGGGCTTATTCAATATTGATCATTTAAATCGCTAAATAAATGGTTTTGTAAAGCAGCAAATATTACTGTGGGAATAATTACTTTTAAAAAATCAATTGCAAAAACAATTAAAGCAAATTTTTTGCCATAAGTTCTTAAAGAATTAGTGGCCCCGGCATTTCTAGAAAAATAATTACGTACATCATCTTTTTTTAGTTTTTTTGACATAATAATTGAAGTGTTAAGTGAGCCAATAAAATAACCTAAAACTATCAGTGCTAAATTTAAAAAAACGATAATGGTAATAGTAGTTAAAGACATTTTAATTTTTGCCCTTAAAAACAATTAAATTTGGGTTTGTGCGATATCCTCTTCCCTCCTTGGCTTGACGATGACCGTTTAAAATAGTTGCGTCCGCTGAATAAGATACAGTAGGGCTAAAAATACCTTGACCAACACCATATGCATCAACTGGTGTATTAGCAGCCTCAAATTTAGCTATTTTTTGTGGAGTAAAACCGCTACTTACAACTATTTTTACGTGTTGAGCTCCTTCTTGGTCTAAAGCTTGGCGCAATCTTTTTACTTGTTCAATATTAACACCGTAAAATTCATGATTATCTTCTTCATTATCAAACATGTGGTCTTTCATATTTTTAGATGTATCTAAACGCACTCCTCATAAACTTTTGCCAATCGCTCGGTAAGAATTAAGCGATTCTCTAATAACATTATTATGATAATCAACTAAAGATATTATTTTTTCATTAGGAAATAACTTGGCATATGCTTTCATTGCCTCTTCGGTACTTCCATCAAAATTTTGAATCAAACAATGTGGAATAGAACCAAAAGTTGAATCATCGTTTTGCACAACATTTTGTGCATCAGTAGACATTGAAGCTGCGCCACCTATTTGAGCGGCCTTACCATCAATTTCTTGCATCATTCAATGATCATTACGATCACCCATAAAAATAATATCTTTACCGTTGGCGGCTTTGACGCAGCGGTACATATTTGTTGCTATTGTAGAAGAACGAGCCAACATACCATCTATCATACCTTCATATTTACCAAAATCTTCGTAATGGCCTTCTAGTTCTAAAACTATATCTAAATTATTAATTATTTGGCCATCGGGAATATATCTAATTACATATTTAGATGTATCTGTGTTTTGACTTAATAAGTCTAAAACTTCTTGCATTCCAGCCACCATTACATCATCATTTCTTTGAAAAAATTGTAATTTAATAACATTTTGGGGACTAAAAGTTTGAATTATTTTTTCAGTTTTATGAAAATATGACGATATATATTTATCGTATTTTGTGTTCATTTATACCTCTTTTATAATTATAAATATTAATATTGTTTTAAAAATTATACATTGAAAACAATTGATATTGAATACATTTATCATACTTACATTAATAAAAAAACAAGTTCTTAACAAAAACTTGTTTAAATTATTCATAAACATAAAACTTTGTAGTTTTATTAACGATAATAAAAAACGAAAAGGAAAAAATTGTATATGAATTTAAAATAGGAGGAAACTATTAAAAATGTATATAAAAGAAATAAAAAGAAATTAAAAAAATTATTATCGATAATGAATAGTAAACGAATATATGTAGGTATTGCTAAATAAAACGAGCAATTAATATTAGCAATTAGATTGAAATATACAAAAAACACGAGTAAATATTAGAGCTTGTATTACTCGTGAAGAGACGAGTTTATATATTTCAATATAAGTATAAAACTTTCTAAATAAAAAGCAAATTTATTTTTGATTATTTTATTAAATTAATATATAATAAAAGTTTATTTTTTTACAAAAAAAGAATTTTAATTGATTTTAAAAGTTATATTTAATTAAATTTCAGTATTAGTTTCAACACTAACAGGTGCTTGAGTACCAATTTCAACTTCAAAATGGTAATATTTATGTTTTTTATTTGGTGTTGATATTACTTTAAAAAATACACCTTGAAATTCTATTTTGCTTGTTTTTGAAATTTTGCCATGATTATGTCGTTTTACAAAATTTTGCACATTCATATTTAATAAGTTATCTTCGATGTCAAAATCTAAATTCATTCGCGAAATTAATTGACGCATTTTAACACGACCGTTTACTCTAAATAATTCTAAACTAATCTCAAAAAAATCATCTAGTTCTTCTTCATCATATTCATCGTATATTTCGCCAACGATTTCTTCTAAAATATCTTCAATAGTTAAAATACCTAAAACTTCACGCGAAGAGTTATTATTAGTAACAAAAGCCATATGAGAACGTTGTAAGCGTAATGTTTCAAGAGCAATTGCTAAAGTTGAATTGGCACTAATTCGTGGAATAGTTTTAATATAATCAATAACTTTGCCTTTGCCCCGGTAAAATATATCTTTAAGTAAAACTATACCTAAAAATTCACCATTTTTTTCAATTGGTAATCTAGAATAATTAGTTTCTTTGAATATTTCAAGTGCTTGTTCAATTGATGCTTTATAAGAAATAAAAGACATATCTTTAAGTTTTATAAAATGTTTTCGAACTTTAGTGGTATCTAAATCCAACGCGTTTTGAGCCATTATACTTTCATTGGCTTCCAAAATCCCCTCTGTGTGTGCTACATCAATTAAGTTTTTAACATCTTGTTCGGTGTTGGTTACATAAATATTTTTGCTAATTTTGCTAATTAGTCAAATAATAGGAAAAAATAAATAATAAAGACCTTGTAAAGGATAACAAAATGTTTTAGCAACTTTTTCAGGATAAGATTTTGCAATTAATTTAGGAATAATTTCACCCAAAATAACCACAATTGGAGTTAAAACCACTGTTGAAATTAAAGCGGCATATTGACTAATATCGCCAACTAATCATCTGGACATGACATACGAAAGAGCAGACGAAAGACCAATATTAGCAATATTATTTCAAATCAAAATTAATGCCAAAATTCGATTGAAAAAAGAGTATTGCTTTTTGATTATCTTGGCTCCAAATTCATTGCGATCAATCATTGTTTCTAATTTACCGGGATTTAAGGTTGAATAAGCAGTTTCGCAACTTGAAAATATTGATGAAAGAATTAATAAAATAATGAGTAAAGGAACTAAAATGATAGTGATTTGATCCATTATTCGTCATCCTCATCAAAATTAATGAATTTATCAAATTCACGATTTTCAAAACGGCCAAATTTTAATACCATTCTTAAATTAATCACTCCAGTTTCACCAGCACGATGTTTAGCGATTATTAAATCTACTGGCTCTCCGGCACTGCCTTTAAATTCTTGATTTATTATATTTTTGTTTTTGCGATTGTAATAATCTTCCCGGTATAAAAACATCACGATGTCGGCATCATTTTCAATTGAACCGGATTCTCTTAAATCGGCAAGCATTGGCCTTTTATCTTCTCGTGTTTCAGTTTGACGGTTTAGCTGTGAAAGTACAATAATAGGAACTTCTAATTCAAGAGAAAGAGTTTTTAAATTACGTGAAATGCGAGTAATTTCTAGTTGACGATTTTCGCCACGATGCCCTTTACCTCCCGAAATTAATTGCATATAATCCACAACTATTAAGTCCAATTTTTCTTTTTTGTGCAAACGACGACATTTTCATAAAATTGTATCAATATCGTTATCGTAAGTATTATCAATAAATAATTGCATTTTATCAATAAAATCTCTCTTAACGTGAGTAATTTTGAGAATATCATGGTCACTCAAACCATATTTAGGATCTTGGGGTTTTTTAAGACGATTTTGCTCAATGTTAGTGGTAATAGAATAAATTCTTCCCATCAGTTGTTCTGGCGACATTTCTAAAGAAAAAAATGCAACTCTATTTTGACGAGTGGGGTCGTTTTTTTTCTTTTGTTTAGCCACATTAATGGCAATATTCAAGGCAAAAGCGGTTTTACCGATGCCGGGACGAGCAGCTAAAACAATTAATTCTGAACTGTGCAAACCTTGTGTTATTTGGTCAAAATCAACATAACCTGTTTTTATCCCACTAATTTCGTGACTTTTTGAGGCACGTAATTTTTGTAATTTTTCAAAATATTTATCGCTAACTTCTTGTGTGGTGTGAAAGTCATTTCCGCTTTTAGCTCGGTCTAATTTTTGCAATAATTCTTGAATTTTAATAACCATTTCATCGGGATCGATTAATTTACGAGAATTTTGTAAAGTTGCTTTAATTTGATCAATTTCGAACTCTAATGTTCTTAGGCGGGTTAAACGTTCTAATTCTTCCAGATACATTTGAATATTAGAACGCAAAGCGTTAGATGAGTATATATTAACCAATAATTGTGTATTAACTAGAGGATGATTTTTAGCTTGGGCTGAAGCTAAAATAGTTTCATTGTTAATATTTTTATCCGCTTCATATAAACCACTCATAATGGCAAAAAGTTGGCGACAAGCTAAATCGCCAAAATCTTGTTCTTGCATAAACGGAATTATATTATGAGCTAAATTTTCGTTTGATAAAATTAAACCTAAAACTGCATACTCATATGCTAAATTAATGTGTTTGGTACTTTTGAGATGGGATAAAGGTTTTTCATTTGAAGAAAAATTGTTATTTGACATTTATTTTTACCTCAACTTTAAATTTTGCAACAATATCTTTATAAAGATTAATATCTATTTCGTGTAAACCATTTGAAACAATGTGCACTTTTTGTACAGCATATTTGTTCAATTTATAGCCTTTTTTAGTTAGATCTTTATTGATATCTTTTGTTGAAATAGACTTATGAACAATTAAATTTCCGTGAGCATCTATTAAGGCATCTAATTGATAAATTAATTTATCAGCTTCTAATTGTTTTTTTAGTTCTAGTGCTTGCGAACGTAATTCCATTTCGCTAGCAGTTAAAGTACTTAGTCGTTTTTCTAATTGATATTTAGTTTTTTCGTTATATGGCACTGCAAAACCTTTGGCTACTAGAAAATTTGCGCCAAAGCCATCTGATACCTCTATAATTGTGTTCGCCTTGCCATGTTTTGAATCTTTAATTAAAATTACTTTCATTTTATTTCACTCCTACTATTGCTTGTTTAATATTTTTAATAAATGTTTCTAAATTATCTGTTGATACGGCCGCAGCCGCGGCAAAACCTCCGCCACCACCAACATTTTCGCAAATAATTTGCACATTTGTGTCTATACCTCGTGCCGAGAGTTTATAATTTGTACTTTTTTCTTGGCGAGCAACAACAAAACTCGCTCTTCGTCCATCTATTCTTAAAATTTCTTCAGCTGCAATTGAAATTATATCGTCCGACATCGCCACATCAGCATAGGCCAAGAAAAAACCCTCTTTTACTTCTTCTAATGTATTTAATAATTCTACAACTTTTAAATAAGTTTGAGCGTCTATTTTTAACGCATTGGCAGCAGTAGTTGAATTAGCTCCTTTTGCCTCAAGCCAACTTGCTGCTTCAAATGTTTTAGCGGTCGCGTGTTTTTGGAATTGTAAAGTGTCTAAACAAATACCGTTCAATAACATTTGAGCTGTAATTAAATCTAATTTAACTTTTTTTTGGGCAAACATTAACATTTCGGTTACTAATTCACTAGCTGAAGACGATGTTGTGCTAATAATCCGGTTTTGTTTAGGAGCAAAATCAATTGATAATTTTAAACGGTGATGGTCTAAAATAAATATATTTTTAGAACTAATATTTTTAATAGCATCGGGGTTATCTGTTCTTGATGGATGAGCATTATCAACAAAAAATACTACTGTGTTTTCATCACTTATTTTGTTTGCTTGTTGAGGTTTTATAATATGTTCACCAATAACATCTCAATATTGTTTCAATACTTTTTTTGTGGTTGCGTCTTGAGTTGATGAACAAATGTATGCTTTTTTGTTGTACGCTTTAGCTAAAGCTACAATTCCAATTGCACTTCCGATTGCATCTAAATCAGCTACAGCGTGCCCATAGACAATAACTTTATCTATATTCTCATTGTCAAAAATTTGTTCTATTGTTTGAGTGAAAGCGCGAATTTGTGTGCGATCAACACTTGGTAAAATTTCAGTTGTTGAGCCAAAATATAATGGTTGTGTGTGTGGTGAAACTACTATAACTTGATCACCTCCCCGTGTTTGAGCTTGCGATAAAGCTGCTTTTGCTAAATCTGTTTTAACATTTAACTCATTTGAACCATAACTAAAACCTGCCGAAAAAGAAACAACAACATTACTATTTTGATTTTTTAAAAGATTATGCAGTTTTTTTAAAAAATCAAACTCCTGCTTAATCATTTTTGTAAGTGAATCCTGGTTTGTAATAATTAAAAATTTACTATTTGAATTATATTGGCGAAATATCAGGTTATAATTTTGAGCTAATTGTTCTAATAATGTTATAACATTTTGGTTTAATTTGTATAATTGGTCTTCACTTAATATTGACTGATATAAAGAATAATTATCAATTTCAATTTCTCCAATAACACTCAATTGTTCATTGTACATCATCATCGTACGCTTTAATAAGCTAACATCCTTAATTGAAATATAATTATCTAAATCAAAAATGTTAGCTTCATAAAAATTACCATTATATTCAAATTGATAAACACGATTTTTTTTATCAAAATCAAGGCCTAAATTTTCAAAAAACGATTTAAGTGGTGTGCCGATTAAATGATTACCAAAGCGCTTTTGAATAAAATAAGAACTATCGACAATAGTATTGGAGAAATCATAAATAATTGTTCCAAGTTGGTTAAATTTAAGTGCGTTATCAATAAATTTAGCATGCGAAAGTTTAATTTTACTTTGCAAAGATACGTAAGATTTAATACTGAATAAGGTAAATATTGTAATTAATATTAAACTAAAACATAAAATTAATGTAAACATAAATGTTCAAATTAAACTTGTTTTTAAAACTAAAAACAAAACTGAAACAATAGTGCTTAATGTAAAAAAAAATGCACCAATTATATATAAAACTAATTTTTGCCTTAAATTCATATTAAAATTATATATTAATTTATAATGAGAGATATGTTTAAAACTAGCTAATAATTATTAAGAATATTTAATTATTAGTAAAATAAGATTATGATTAATGACATTGAAATAATCAAAAATTTATTTTTAGACCAAAACGAAATAAAAA includes these proteins:
- a CDS encoding GGDEF domain-containing protein; translation: MNLRQKLVLYIIGAFFFTLSTIVSVLFLVLKTSLIWTFMFTLILCFSLILITIFTLFSIKSYVSLQSKIKLSHAKFIDNALKFNQLGTIIYDFSNTIVDSSYFIQKRFGNHLIGTPLKSFFENLGLDFDKKNRVYQFEYNGNFYEANIFDLDNYISIKDVSLLKRTMMMYNEQLSVIGEIEIDNYSLYQSILSEDQLYKLNQNVITLLEQLAQNYNLIFRQYNSNSKFLIITNQDSLTKMIKQEFDFLKKLHNLLKNQNSNVVVSFSAGFSYGSNELNVKTDLAKAALSQAQTRGGDQVIVVSPHTQPLYFGSTTEILPSVDRTQIRAFTQTIEQIFDNENIDKVIVYGHAVADLDAIGSAIGIVALAKAYNKKAYICSSTQDATTKKVLKQYWDVIGEHIIKPQQANKISDENTVVFFVDNAHPSRTDNPDAIKNISSKNIFILDHHRLKLSIDFAPKQNRIISTTSSSASELVTEMLMFAQKKVKLDLITAQMLLNGICLDTLQFQKHATAKTFEAASWLEAKGANSTTAANALKIDAQTYLKVVELLNTLEEVKEGFFLAYADVAMSDDIISIAAEEILRIDGRRASFVVARQEKSTNYKLSARGIDTNVQIICENVGGGGGFAAAAAVSTDNLETFIKNIKQAIVGVK